In Pedobacter sp. WC2423, the following are encoded in one genomic region:
- a CDS encoding hydrolase, with protein MKPSPNLLSPENHALVLIDFEGQMAFATKSIAITELRTNVAIIAGASKIFKIPTIVTTVAEDSFSGPVFPEIEEFYPQATSGYIDRTSMNTWEDEPAYKAITGTAKKKLVLAGLWTGVCIVGPALSALAEGYEVFVITDACGDVSSEAHERAIQRMVHAGVKPVTAVQYLLELQRDWARTETYVAVTDLMKKYGAGYGLGIHYAHHMLKH; from the coding sequence ATGAAACCATCACCAAATCTTCTTTCTCCGGAAAACCACGCTTTAGTACTGATCGATTTTGAAGGTCAAATGGCTTTTGCCACCAAAAGTATTGCCATTACGGAACTCCGCACCAATGTTGCAATCATTGCCGGAGCTTCAAAAATATTTAAAATTCCAACCATTGTAACTACGGTGGCTGAAGATTCTTTTTCTGGCCCTGTATTTCCTGAAATTGAAGAGTTTTATCCTCAGGCTACCTCAGGTTATATAGATAGAACATCGATGAATACTTGGGAAGATGAGCCCGCTTACAAAGCGATCACAGGTACAGCAAAAAAGAAATTAGTACTTGCAGGCTTATGGACAGGTGTTTGTATTGTTGGCCCGGCATTGTCTGCTCTTGCTGAAGGATATGAGGTTTTTGTAATTACTGATGCTTGCGGTGATGTCAGTTCCGAAGCTCATGAACGCGCAATTCAAAGAATGGTACATGCGGGTGTTAAACCAGTTACTGCTGTTCAATATTTACTGGAACTTCAAAGAGACTGGGCAAGAACTGAAACCTATGTGGCTGTAACCGATCTGATGAAGAAATATGGTGCAGGCTATGGTCTTGGCATTCACTACGCACATCATATGCTTAAGCACTAA
- a CDS encoding alginate export family protein, which yields MFSSARIFVLMLTAILTFGAVKSQAQSFKLMRFDEDYSTWSDSAKTLYNNIKFLPFSPDKKMYFSFGGEARLEYVAFNNEDWGRLGVGHNNFLLQRYDLHTDIHFSDKIRVFVQLRSALQGGRKNGSRPVDQDELNIQNLFVDLKAWKKADKSLNLRIGKQEMDYGSGRLISVREGPNVRLYFTGAKLMYTSKNLSLDGFAMFADTINPGKFDNKRSKNINLWGAYAKIIFPKSGNLDAYYIGITRDESQFEQGINKEVRHTVGSRFWKNGGGLIYNLEAAYQFGKFGSKGISAWTASAELGYSFEQTKFKPTISLRNDYISGNNNTNGTHLNTFNPIYPKGGYFGFSPQIGPVNLIDIHPYGSLSLTNKLIVQADVVFNWRYALQDGVYRPSGTFNLGGAASNKRYIGTAYLLSAVYGINNFINLNTGIQYFKTGNFIDDIIPGSRNGLFMNTRLVFKF from the coding sequence ATGTTTAGTTCCGCCAGGATATTTGTGCTGATGTTAACCGCTATCTTAACATTCGGAGCAGTCAAAAGTCAGGCACAGAGTTTCAAACTGATGCGTTTTGATGAAGATTATTCCACATGGAGTGACTCTGCGAAAACTTTGTACAACAACATAAAATTCCTGCCCTTTTCACCAGATAAAAAGATGTATTTTTCTTTTGGTGGAGAGGCCAGGCTGGAATATGTGGCTTTTAATAATGAAGACTGGGGGAGATTAGGGGTCGGTCATAACAATTTTCTGCTGCAACGCTATGACCTGCATACTGATATACATTTTAGTGATAAAATACGCGTTTTTGTTCAGCTTAGAAGTGCATTGCAGGGAGGAAGGAAAAATGGTTCCAGACCCGTTGATCAGGATGAGTTGAATATTCAGAACCTGTTTGTTGATCTCAAAGCATGGAAAAAAGCAGATAAGAGCTTAAATCTGCGTATAGGTAAACAGGAAATGGATTATGGCTCCGGAAGATTAATATCTGTCAGAGAAGGGCCAAATGTACGGTTGTATTTTACGGGTGCAAAGCTGATGTATACGTCAAAAAATCTATCTCTGGATGGATTCGCCATGTTTGCAGATACAATCAACCCGGGAAAGTTTGATAATAAAAGATCAAAAAATATAAATCTATGGGGTGCTTATGCTAAAATTATATTCCCAAAATCCGGAAATCTGGATGCTTATTATATCGGCATCACAAGAGATGAATCCCAATTTGAACAAGGGATAAATAAAGAGGTCCGGCATACCGTGGGAAGCAGGTTCTGGAAAAACGGTGGTGGGCTGATTTATAATCTGGAGGCAGCTTATCAGTTCGGGAAATTCGGTAGCAAAGGTATTTCAGCCTGGACAGCCTCAGCAGAATTAGGTTATTCCTTTGAGCAAACGAAATTCAAGCCCACAATCAGCCTCAGAAATGATTATATATCAGGAAATAATAACACAAACGGCACTCATTTAAATACTTTCAATCCTATTTATCCAAAGGGTGGGTATTTTGGATTTAGTCCGCAGATCGGGCCGGTCAACCTGATCGATATCCATCCTTATGGCAGCTTGTCTCTAACTAATAAACTGATAGTTCAGGCTGATGTAGTATTTAACTGGAGGTATGCTTTACAAGACGGTGTTTACAGGCCCAGCGGTACTTTCAATCTGGGTGGGGCCGCTTCGAACAAGAGATACATTGGTACGGCCTATCTTTTAAGTGCAGTATATGGCATCAATAACTTTATTAACCTGAATACAGGGATACAATACTTTAAAACAGGAAATTTCATTGATGATATCATTCCAGGTTCAAGAAACGGTCTGTTTATGAATACTCGTCTCGTCTTTAAATTTTAA
- a CDS encoding M17 family peptidase N-terminal domain-containing protein — protein MKNNYLNQQQIRKGITTALLVFGSILNITALHAQQTTAVGTTKVWGSVNGVAIEGIVQGPSAQVSQLQIVCVFEYTEGDIFNSPPALPAAVNGLVHLDHDLKGMLTTLRKEGKFKGHALETILLSPPKGFIGAKKLLLIGLGDRNKFNADMMTAVGSVAMNEALRIQVKNFSFASDLKDAGIDSPTALVAGNVVKGIFQAYQTQIWLRDKKMASFKPISKVILLAGPSFFTVAGEGIKEAIASIN, from the coding sequence ATGAAAAATAACTATTTGAATCAGCAACAGATTCGTAAAGGGATAACCACAGCTTTGCTGGTTTTCGGTTCAATTTTAAATATAACAGCATTGCATGCACAGCAGACCACTGCTGTGGGAACAACCAAAGTATGGGGCAGCGTTAATGGTGTGGCTATCGAAGGCATTGTACAAGGGCCATCCGCTCAGGTTAGTCAACTTCAGATCGTTTGTGTATTTGAATATACAGAAGGAGACATATTCAATTCCCCGCCTGCATTACCTGCCGCGGTAAATGGCCTGGTACACCTTGATCATGACCTGAAAGGAATGCTGACCACTTTGCGTAAAGAGGGCAAATTTAAGGGGCATGCACTGGAAACGATCCTGTTAAGTCCGCCAAAAGGATTTATAGGTGCAAAAAAACTTTTATTGATTGGGCTGGGGGACAGAAATAAGTTCAACGCTGATATGATGACTGCTGTTGGCAGTGTAGCCATGAATGAAGCACTCAGGATACAAGTGAAAAATTTCTCTTTTGCAAGCGATCTTAAGGATGCAGGAATTGATTCTCCAACTGCGCTGGTAGCAGGCAATGTCGTTAAAGGCATTTTTCAAGCTTACCAGACACAAATCTGGCTTAGAGATAAAAAAATGGCCAGTTTTAAACCAATTTCTAAAGTTATACTGCTTGCTGGCCCCTCATTTTTTACAGTTGCCGGTGAGGGAATAAAAGAAGCAATAGCTTCTATTAATTAA
- a CDS encoding amidohydrolase, whose amino-acid sequence MSAEMILFNGKIHTIAQHKKEITAVAIKDGRFIAIGSDKEMMSLADSGTQLIDLKNKRVVPGINDSHIHLIRGGLNFNLELRWDGVPSLADALRMLKEQVDRTPSPQWVRVVGGWSEFQFAERRMPTLEEINAIAPDTPVFILHLYDRAFMNGAALRAVGYTKDTPAPPGGEIQRDSSGMPTGLIIASPNAMILYSTLAKGPKLSYEHQVNSTRCFMAELNRFGITSVIDAGGGFQNFPDDYKVVHELNEKKQLTVRIAYNLFTQRPKQEFEDFEAWTGAVELYQGDDMYRHNGAGEMLVFSAADFEDFLQPRPDLPENMEAELERVVRLLVERRWPFRLHATYNESITRFLNVFERVNQDIPFAGIPWIFDHAETIDEMNIERVRALGGGIAIQSRMAYQGEYFTERYGQKAALQTPPVKKMLEMGVPVGGGSDATRVSSYNPWVSMFWLCAGKTVGGLKIYNEESQLSRETALELYTRGSAWFSNEQQKKGDIAVGMFADLAVLNRDYFNVEEELIKGIEADLTIVDGKIVHARADFSSFSPPEIPVLPDWSPTHIYKGYSAEPGNTPAQIHSCSGSCNVHAHQHDAVRQSNLPINNYTAFWGALGCSCFAF is encoded by the coding sequence ATGAGTGCAGAAATGATTCTTTTCAATGGTAAAATTCACACTATTGCACAGCATAAAAAGGAGATTACAGCGGTAGCCATAAAAGATGGCAGATTTATCGCCATTGGTAGCGATAAGGAGATGATGAGCTTAGCAGATTCAGGTACCCAGCTCATTGATTTAAAAAATAAAAGGGTAGTACCCGGTATTAACGATTCACATATTCACCTGATCAGAGGAGGGCTGAATTTTAATCTGGAACTTCGCTGGGATGGAGTGCCTTCGCTGGCAGATGCGCTACGCATGTTAAAAGAACAGGTGGACAGAACACCTTCGCCACAGTGGGTAAGAGTTGTGGGAGGCTGGTCTGAATTTCAATTTGCAGAACGAAGGATGCCTACGCTCGAAGAAATCAATGCCATAGCACCAGATACGCCTGTATTTATTCTGCATCTTTATGACAGGGCATTTATGAACGGTGCGGCGTTACGCGCTGTGGGTTATACGAAAGATACCCCGGCACCTCCTGGTGGTGAAATTCAGCGGGATTCTTCAGGTATGCCTACCGGGTTGATTATCGCAAGTCCTAACGCGATGATTCTTTATTCTACCCTGGCTAAAGGGCCAAAGCTTTCTTATGAGCATCAGGTAAACTCAACCCGGTGTTTTATGGCGGAGCTCAACAGGTTCGGAATTACCAGCGTAATTGATGCCGGAGGTGGATTTCAGAATTTTCCGGATGATTATAAAGTGGTGCATGAACTCAATGAGAAAAAGCAATTGACAGTACGGATTGCTTATAATCTTTTTACCCAGCGACCAAAACAGGAATTTGAGGATTTTGAAGCCTGGACAGGTGCTGTTGAGCTTTACCAGGGAGATGATATGTACCGTCACAATGGTGCAGGAGAGATGCTGGTATTTTCCGCTGCTGATTTTGAAGATTTTCTTCAGCCAAGACCTGATCTGCCTGAAAATATGGAAGCTGAACTGGAACGCGTGGTTCGCCTGCTGGTAGAAAGACGCTGGCCTTTCAGGTTACATGCTACTTATAATGAAAGTATAACCCGTTTTCTGAATGTTTTTGAAAGGGTGAACCAAGATATTCCTTTTGCTGGAATACCGTGGATATTTGATCATGCAGAGACGATTGATGAGATGAATATTGAGCGGGTAAGAGCGCTTGGAGGAGGGATTGCTATACAAAGCAGGATGGCCTATCAAGGTGAATATTTTACAGAACGATATGGTCAGAAAGCTGCTTTGCAGACACCACCAGTAAAGAAAATGCTGGAAATGGGTGTCCCGGTTGGAGGTGGATCAGATGCAACGCGGGTAAGCAGCTATAATCCATGGGTATCTATGTTCTGGCTTTGCGCCGGGAAAACTGTCGGAGGATTAAAAATATACAATGAAGAATCGCAGTTGAGCCGTGAAACAGCGCTTGAACTCTATACACGTGGCAGTGCCTGGTTCTCCAACGAACAGCAGAAAAAGGGAGATATTGCAGTAGGTATGTTTGCAGATCTTGCTGTGCTTAACAGAGATTACTTCAATGTAGAAGAAGAATTAATTAAAGGCATAGAAGCTGATCTTACCATTGTAGATGGAAAAATTGTACATGCAAGAGCAGATTTTTCTTCCTTCTCTCCACCTGAAATTCCAGTACTTCCTGACTGGTCACCAACTCATATTTATAAGGGCTATTCTGCTGAACCCGGTAACACACCTGCACAGATTCATTCTTGTTCAGGCAGCTGCAATGTTCATGCACATCAGCATGATGCTGTACGCCAGAGTAATCTTCCAATTAACAATTATACGGCATTCTGGGGAGCACTCGGTTGTTCTTGCTTTGCTTTTTAA
- a CDS encoding DoxX family protein: MENIIKDILYSDPGSQINNIALLIFRMLLMLELFRVHGMKKFSVENGQREQVPNPLHLPEKLNALVAAFSDTIVPVLVFAGLGTRIFLLPTIGVTAIGYFVVHRKDSIEIRDVPYMYTLSLLLLWALGSGTYSLDHYLLTTFFN; encoded by the coding sequence ATGGAAAATATAATTAAAGACATTCTTTATTCCGATCCGGGCAGCCAGATCAACAATATCGCGCTATTGATTTTCAGGATGCTCCTGATGCTGGAATTATTCCGCGTACATGGAATGAAGAAATTCAGCGTAGAGAACGGACAGCGGGAGCAGGTTCCTAATCCATTGCATCTGCCGGAGAAATTAAATGCCCTGGTCGCTGCATTTTCAGATACTATAGTTCCTGTTCTGGTATTTGCGGGGCTGGGCACCAGGATTTTTCTGCTGCCAACTATTGGAGTTACGGCTATAGGGTACTTTGTAGTGCACCGGAAAGACTCCATTGAAATACGGGATGTACCTTATATGTATACACTTTCTTTGCTCTTGTTATGGGCTTTAGGTTCAGGTACGTATTCACTGGATCACTATTTACTAACTACATTTTTTAATTAA